The nucleotide sequence GATATTTGGTCTTCCTAGTGTATCAATCGAAGTTGGAAATTCGAATTTTACAGGATTGATATTTTTGGTAATAGGATTCTTAGATTCAGCGATTCCTAAAGGAAAATAAGGCCAAAGAAAACTGCTGTACTGCGGATTGCCTGCAACTTCTCCCGAAACAATTCTTACCAACGCCGATTTTTTCATATCCTTTACCAAAGCTGGATTAATTCTCAATCCATAATTGAACATAAAATCTGTCAGATTAAGGTCAATCGGGTAAGCCATAATTTTTTTGGCTTGAAAAAGCGTGTCCATTTCCGCATTCACAGCGTCCAGCATCCAAAGCGTTTTTCCGCCATTCATAATATATTGGTCTAGAATCACTTTTTCATTATCGGTAAACGCTTTTCTTGGTTTTGCAATGACCAGTGCGTCCATTTGTTTCAGCTTCGGAACGTCAGCCAGAGACAGTTCGGTTTTGTTTTCCGGAATGATTGGACCGATGTTGTAATTCTCCATTGCCAAATCTAAAAATCCACGAAACTCATCAGGTCCCAATTCTTGCTGATTGACTAAGAAACCAATGTTTTTCGCTGTTTCTTCCGTCATTCCTTTGATAGTGGAAGCGAAGTTATATTCTAAATTTTCAATGGATTTGCTCAATTGAGTCGCCGCATCAATTCCCGATTGTTGAACAATCAAAGGAACGGAAGTTCCGTAACCATTATACTTGATGGCAGCATAAGGAAACATCACGATTTCCGATATTTTTCCGTCTTTCATATCTGGAAGAATCGAAGGTTGCATTCCCATCGCTTTCAGCGTGTCCTGCGGAACTTTCTCAGCAATCGGGTCCCGAAATTTGTAATCGATTTTCGGATTGATTTTTCGGAATTCGTCCAGCATAAATTTGGTTTCGTTCGAAAGCTGTTTGAAAGAAGCAGGAAAATCGCCTTCCAGATAAACCTCAATTGTCATCGGTTTTTTTACATTTTCCAAAACCTTGATAGTGGAATCAGAAAGTGTATAA is from Epilithonimonas vandammei and encodes:
- the gldG gene encoding gliding motility-associated ABC transporter substrate-binding protein GldG, with translation MNKKYIPLFIVLIIVLLGAFGVFYKRFDLTAEKRYTLSDSTIKVLENVKKPMTIEVYLEGDFPASFKQLSNETKFMLDEFRKINPKIDYKFRDPIAEKVPQDTLKAMGMQPSILPDMKDGKISEIVMFPYAAIKYNGYGTSVPLIVQQSGIDAATQLSKSIENLEYNFASTIKGMTEETAKNIGFLVNQQELGPDEFRGFLDLAMENYNIGPIIPENKTELSLADVPKLKQMDALVIAKPRKAFTDNEKVILDQYIMNGGKTLWMLDAVNAEMDTLFQAKKIMAYPIDLNLTDFMFNYGLRINPALVKDMKKSALVRIVSGEVAGNPQYSSFLWPYFPLGIAESKNPITKNINPVKFEFPTSIDTLGRPNIKTKVLFESSQRTNTKTVPNYVALSEIVRTDSIGEMERPTPPKIFAVALEGKFKSAYATRSEKNAYPDFKAQSPENKMLVIADGDIARNQIWKGEPLPLGEDLLTKQHYGNAQFLRNALDYLLDDSNLMELRDRTIEVRLLDRQRIDEEKSDWQWFNLLLPLGILGALGAGFYFLRKKMFS